In the genome of Paraburkholderia caribensis, the window GCGAGTCGATCAGCCGGTTCTCGATCATCTGCCGCGACATGCCGACCAGCACGAGCGAATGCTGCTGCAGCATCCGCGAGCGGCTCGTCACGTCGAGCACGCCGACTATCGCGCCGCGTTCGTCGAAGATGGGCGCCGCCGAGCAGGTGAGGGACGTATAGCGCGGATAGAAATGCTCATGCTGATAGATCGCGAGACATTCGCGCTCCGTCAGGCACGTGCCCATGCCGTTCGTACCCGCTTCGCGCTCGCTCCACACGGCGCCGGGGCGCAGGCCGTCGGCGGCCACGGCCTCGCCGAACGGCACCGACGACACCTGATGAACGATCACGCCGTTGGCATCGACGAGTATCACCGCGAGTTCGGGGTCGGCGAGTTGCTGGTAGAGCGTGGTCATTTCCAGCTTCGAGCAGGCGATCAGATCGCCCGCCGCCTCGCGCCGCACGTTTAGCTCGTGCTGTGTCAGCACGGGCGGCAGCACGAACCGTCCAGGGTCCAGGCCGAAATCGACCAGGCAACGCGTCCACGACTGCGCGACGGAATGGCTCATCGAACACGAGGCGGGCTGGTTGTTGACGATGTTCAGTACATCCCGGACATGCGAATCGATGTCAACGAGCGATGACATTAGGGGCGTCTCCGATGCGTTCGGCTCGCGGTGTCCATCCAGTTGCCGATGGGCCCGGCCTGCGCTGTATGTAAGTGTTTCCCCGTGTGTTTCCCGATGTGCCGCGCGTCTCTCGCGCGCGTGAAAGAACTGCCGATATGTGGTTTGAATCTGTTCCAGGGCACTCAGCAAACACTGTACAACTCGTGTCGCGATACATCAATAAATAGTCGTACGAGTGTGGGCGAGTGCGCCTGCTTTTTGCTTCGCATCGACAGATTGCCGTAAAAACCGATGCGCCGCTCGCGCGCCTCAATGTGGAGCCCCTACATGGACCGTTTCAACCCCGGCAGCAGTCCCATCCATTTCACTGTCGTGTTGCCGTCCAGCGCGCGGCCTGCGCATGAGCCGGCAGAGCCGCCGCAGCGCGGCGCCGCGCTCGATATCGTGTATATCGAGGGCTTCGTCGCGCAGACGGTGATCGGCATCGATGCGGCTGAACTGCACGAGCGCCAGCCCGTGCAACTGGATCTCGCGATCGGCGTGCCGTCGCTGCGCGCGTGCGAGACGGACCGGATCGACGACACGATCAATTACGCGGCCGTGCGCGCCGAGCTGCACACGCTGCTTGCGACACACAAGGTGCAGCTTCTCGAAGCGCTGGCTGAGCAGATCGCCCGGCTGTTGATCGACAGGTTCGGCGCTCAGTGGGTACGCGTCAAGTTGTGCAAACCCGCAAAGTTCGACGATGTCGCCGCCGTCGGTGTGATCATCGAACGGCAGCGCGAGCGCGTTGAGTGATGCACGCGTATACCCGGCGTGTCCGTCGGCATTAGACGGGCACGTCGTCAGCGCGGCCGCAGCAGGCCCCGCAGTTGCCCTATTTCGCCGCGGATGGCGTTGCCTTCGCGAGCCCGCACGCCTGATATGCCTCTTGCTGCAACGCACGATACTTCCTGGTCTGCGCCCGCGCCCGGTCGACGCGGAATTCATTGCCGCCTTCTCCGCCGAGCGTCGCGTATTTCGCGAACGTCATCTGCTCGACGTAGTCGTCATATGGCAGGGCGGCCGCAATCTTGTCGATGACGCACGAGCACTTGTAGACGTTGGCGAAATCATGGCCGTTGTCGTCCATGCAGCCGAGCACGTATTCGACGCGGCCTTGTGTCGGATAGTCGTAGCCGCTGGCGGGGGCGGCAGCATCGGCTGCCAGCGCGGAGAGCGGAAGCACTGCAACGCACGCGAACGCCGCGACGGCGAGGCGCGCGCGACAACGTGAGGTCATGTGGAAGCCTTTAGCGTAGGGTTCTGCATCCATCGAAGATCGAAGCAACACGTGAGGCGCAACGCGCGGCAGACCTTCGCGGCCCGCCGCGCGTTGCGCGCGCGACACTGCGTGTCACGCATAAGGCGCGCCTAGTTCGGCGCAAACGGGTGTGCAGCCGAGGCCTTCTTCGACACGACGTCGGCGGCGCTCGGCTCGCCCGCTACCGCGCGCTGCAGTGCCTCACGTGTGGCCTTGTAGTTGAACTCCTGGATCTTCTTGTCGTCGTCGGCTTCCCAGTGGATGAAGACGCCGACACAGACGAACAGGTCGTCGGCTTCGTCCTTCGGAATCGTGCCGTCTTCGACGCAATCCGCGACGGCGAGCGCCACGGCATGCTGCGCCGGACCGAACATCTGCACCGCCTGCTTCGCGCCCTTGATCGTCACCTTGTTGAACATCACGGTGTTGGGCTTGGTCAGCAGATTCGGCGCAACGACTGCGAGCAGCGACGTGAAGCCGTCCTTGTTGTTGGTGAGCGCGTGGCAGAAAGCCGATTCGGCTGCCGAGCCTCGCGGCCCGATGATCAGATCGATGTGGGCAACTTCATTGCCCTCGCCGATAAGCGACTCGCCTACCATTACGCGGTTGATCTTGGCCATGCTGTTCCTCCAGTGAATTGGGTCTGTCGACGTGTGACGAACTCGCGACGCGTGGCGACCAACCGCGCGTTGTTTGAGGGGGACGCACCGCGTTCCCGTGTAACAGGAACCATGCCAATCGAACTCAGGGACGCTCGCTCATGAAGCGCGAAGGGTCGAGCAGCGCGGCGGCGAACAGCGTTGCGACGCTCAGATCGGCGCTCGTGCCTGGGTTGACGCCTTGCGCCTTCAGTTCGGCGTCCCATGCATCGAGCCGGGCGGCGTGCTCGCCGCGCCATTGCACATGACGTTCGCGCGCCTCGCGCGTGACACTTTGCGCCACGGGCGCGCCATGCTTGCGCAGTATGTGCGAATCGGGCCACGCGCCGAGGAAGGTGAGAAAGACGTCAAGTGTGATACCCGTCGTCGTGCTGCAGTGCGATTTCGCGATTGCGTCGAGGCCCGTGCCGAAGATGCCGGCGAAACCGTTCGCGTATTGACGCGCGATGCTGTCGCGTTCGGCGGCCAGTGACATCGCCTCGCGCAGACCGACGGTGGGCGGCGCATGCACCGACTGCTCGGGGGCGTCGCCCAGTCCGCCTGGATTGGCGAGCGAGATCGCGCGATAGGCAGCGCGGGCGTCGTCGACGTCGAGGCGCGACAGCACGCTTTCAACGGATGTCTGCCAGCGCGCGGCGTCCAGTGGACTTGCAGTCGATACTGCTGCGCTCAAGGTTTCCAGCGCGGCGGCAAGCGGCGCGACCAGCAGCACGATGCCCAGATTCGTATTGCAGCCCGCGACGCGCTGCGTGCGCGTCACGGCATCGAGAATGCGCTCGCCGACGCGCGCGCCGCGCGCGAACAGCGCGGGCGCGGCGGCTTCGGCGCTGTCGATGAACTGCGCCGCCTGCATCCCGTGTCCCGCGCTCGCGATGCTGACATTGCCCGGCTTCGCCGTTTCGACATCGAGCCGGCACGCTAGCAAAAAGGCGGCGCGGGCGCGGCCGAGCAGATCATCAGCGTCCATGGAGCGGCACGGCGGGCAGCGGCAGTGTCGTAGCGCGGCTGGCCGCGAGCTTGCGGTCGAGCAGATCGTCGACCAGCGCCGCGGCGATATCGACGGTCGTCACCGATTGCAGCCCGCGCCATGCCGCGACGCCGTTTACTTCGAGCACCAGCGGCACGCCTGTTTCGCCCGGCATCGACAGGTCGGGGATCAGGTCGACGCCCGCGTAGTCGAGCCCGAGCGCGGCTGTCGCGCGCTCGGCGAGACTCGCGAGCGCAGGGTCCAGCGCGGCAGGCTCGCAGCGCGCGCCGCGCGCGACGTTGTGAATCCAGCCGCGACCGCCCGTTCGCCGCATCGCAGCAACCGCGCGTGAGCCGATCACGAGCACGCGCCAGTCGTAGCTACCGGGCCGCGCGCGCGCACTGC includes:
- a CDS encoding dihydroneopterin aldolase, which produces MDRFNPGSSPIHFTVVLPSSARPAHEPAEPPQRGAALDIVYIEGFVAQTVIGIDAAELHERQPVQLDLAIGVPSLRACETDRIDDTINYAAVRAELHTLLATHKVQLLEALAEQIARLLIDRFGAQWVRVKLCKPAKFDDVAAVGVIIERQRERVE
- the fae gene encoding formaldehyde-activating enzyme, whose product is MAKINRVMVGESLIGEGNEVAHIDLIIGPRGSAAESAFCHALTNNKDGFTSLLAVVAPNLLTKPNTVMFNKVTIKGAKQAVQMFGPAQHAVALAVADCVEDGTIPKDEADDLFVCVGVFIHWEADDDKKIQEFNYKATREALQRAVAGEPSAADVVSKKASAAHPFAPN
- a CDS encoding triphosphoribosyl-dephospho-CoA synthase, which encodes MDADDLLGRARAAFLLACRLDVETAKPGNVSIASAGHGMQAAQFIDSAEAAAPALFARGARVGERILDAVTRTQRVAGCNTNLGIVLLVAPLAAALETLSAAVSTASPLDAARWQTSVESVLSRLDVDDARAAYRAISLANPGGLGDAPEQSVHAPPTVGLREAMSLAAERDSIARQYANGFAGIFGTGLDAIAKSHCSTTTGITLDVFLTFLGAWPDSHILRKHGAPVAQSVTREARERHVQWRGEHAARLDAWDAELKAQGVNPGTSADLSVATLFAAALLDPSRFMSERP